The following proteins are co-located in the Gloeocapsa sp. PCC 7428 genome:
- a CDS encoding VWA domain-containing protein, whose amino-acid sequence MPIGLPEFVDNPEPRCPVILLCDTSGSMAGQPITALNAGIAAFRDDVFRDDTASLRVEVAFVTFGPARLVRDFVTIDNFMPPLLQADGVTPMGEAIEFALDLLEQRKETYKTNGIQYYRPWLLLITDGAPTDNWFQAAQRVRQGEMQRRLSFFAIGVEGADMNTLRQIAPPERPPVKLNGLDFQSMFLWLSTSMKRVSCSQVGGSMVSLPPVGWGQITT is encoded by the coding sequence ATGCCAATAGGATTACCAGAATTTGTGGATAATCCCGAACCGCGCTGTCCAGTAATCTTATTATGTGATACATCAGGCTCAATGGCAGGTCAACCGATTACTGCTTTAAATGCAGGAATTGCTGCTTTTCGAGACGACGTTTTTAGAGATGATACAGCATCTTTACGAGTCGAAGTAGCCTTTGTTACCTTTGGTCCTGCACGCTTAGTCCGAGATTTTGTAACAATCGATAACTTTATGCCGCCATTATTGCAAGCAGATGGCGTGACTCCTATGGGAGAAGCGATTGAATTCGCCTTAGATTTATTAGAACAACGTAAAGAAACATACAAAACTAACGGTATTCAATATTATCGCCCTTGGCTGTTGTTAATCACCGATGGCGCACCTACTGATAATTGGTTTCAGGCTGCGCAACGTGTAAGACAAGGCGAGATGCAGCGGCGGCTGTCCTTTTTTGCGATCGGTGTTGAAGGTGCAGACATGAATACACTACGACAAATTGCACCACCAGAACGCCCACCAGTAAAACTTAATGGCTTAGATTTTCAATCGATGTTCTTATGGCTTTCTACTTCGATGAAGCGCGTTTCGTGTAGCCAAGTCGGAGGATCAATGGTTTCGCTACCACCAGTTGGCTGGGGACAAATTACAACATAA
- a CDS encoding PP2C family serine/threonine-protein phosphatase produces the protein MSWKAISRSAIGTSHRKQHLPCQDYGSYQVFNKVIVGAVADGGGSAKYADIGAKLAVDTVIEHFTEFEAYLRKRKHFWQRNIPPITERYATKIFTKAVKKVAAVLKEQAITKGYSVNDLACTLLVVIATPTWIAAMQIGDGFIAVRFPDQLQILFPPHKGEYINETTFVTSANALKAMQVCVYEGKQKFICAATDGLERVAIRMSDGTPFDPFFQPLEEYLQETQNPEAEDEYLKDFLSSDRLNARTDDDKTLLLCLYDNNSC, from the coding sequence ATGAGTTGGAAAGCAATATCTCGTTCGGCAATTGGAACGAGTCATCGCAAGCAACATTTGCCGTGTCAAGATTACGGTAGCTATCAAGTGTTCAATAAAGTTATCGTTGGTGCGGTAGCTGATGGGGGGGGTAGTGCTAAATATGCAGATATTGGTGCGAAATTAGCCGTTGATACAGTCATAGAACATTTTACTGAATTTGAAGCCTATTTGCGCAAGCGAAAACACTTTTGGCAAAGAAATATTCCGCCAATAACTGAGAGATACGCTACCAAGATTTTCACTAAAGCGGTGAAAAAGGTTGCGGCGGTGTTGAAAGAACAAGCCATCACTAAAGGCTACTCCGTCAATGATTTGGCGTGTACTTTACTTGTCGTCATCGCTACCCCGACTTGGATTGCAGCAATGCAGATCGGTGATGGATTTATTGCAGTACGTTTCCCCGATCAACTGCAAATACTCTTTCCACCACATAAAGGCGAGTACATCAACGAAACAACATTTGTCACTTCAGCAAATGCTTTAAAAGCAATGCAGGTATGCGTCTACGAAGGAAAGCAGAAGTTTATTTGCGCTGCTACCGATGGGTTGGAACGTGTGGCAATTCGCATGAGTGATGGAACGCCGTTTGATCCGTTTTTTCAACCTTTAGAAGAGTATTTGCAAGAAACCCAAAATCCTGAAGCCGAAGACGAATACTTAAAAGATTTTCTCAGTTCAGATCGACTCAACGCCCGCACTGACGACGATAAAACTTTGCTGTTGTGTTTATATGACAATAACTCGTGCTAG